One Mycobacterium paraseoulense genomic window, GACCACCGGGGAGATTCGCCCCCGCCGGCGGATCTGCTCAACGAGGCCGTAAACGTTCTGGGGCCGGCTGCTGTCGATCAACAGCTGGGCAAAAGGATCACCCCGGTGAGCGAGCAGCTTCAGCAGCGCACGCGGTAATCCATATCCCAACAGCCAATGCGACCGGGCTTTGACGTCCACACCGACATTGTTCGCCTTCATCGCGCCGTAGAGATAGAGGCGCACGCTTATACACTGCAGCGACGTGATCCAATTTCGGCGCGCCACCTTTCCAAGCTTTGGTTATTCTTCATATTCGGTATTGCTTTCGGCCGCGCCGACCGGCGACCGCGCTGACCGGCTGCCGCGCAGAAAGGAAGGGATCGAATGCCCTCACTTCGCTGGCCGGCCAGACTCGCCGTCCCCCTGGTGGCCGGCGCCGCCCTGGTCGGCGGTGCTGCCCTCGCGAGCGCTACCACTCCCCAAGATGAGGCGTACCTTGCGCAACTGCGCGCCGTCGGTCTCTCCTGGCCACCCCAGACGGAAGAGGCGCTCATCGGGGAAGCCCACCTCATCTGTTACGACCTCACTTGGGGTTGGACGCCGCAACAGATCGCCGACGACGTTCATGCGCACTTGAACGCCAGGGGTGTCACGCTGTTAGACGTCGGCACCATGGTCGACGCCGCTCACTCGGTGTATTGCCCCGGCAATGTGTGCGACGCCCCGTCCCTGTGCACATGAGGGCGCGCCGGGGGAGACAACGTTCAATCGCCGAAGGGGCGGATCGAAAGAGCGGGCAGGGCCGGGGAGGGCCGCTTTAGTCCGGCGCGCCCTGACCGAGAAACACGCCAGCAATGAGCAGAACTGCTCTTGCGATGTGGACATAGCCATATCCTGCTTGCAACGCCACCCAACCGATCGAGGGGAACGTTGTCAGTGACACGAAGCCGACGAGTGGTAGTCGTGTTGGCAACCATCGGTGTTCTCGTGTTCGCCGCTATGTTGTTCGGCGCCAGCGATGCCTCGCGCCGCGCGGTGATCGCATCGGCGGGGACGGTTATCGGGGGCATAGTCGCGACAGCTTGTTCGCTCACTGCCGCCTACATGTCTCGAGGCCGCCAACGGTTTGCGTGGACCGTCATGTCAATCGCTCTGGTCGGTTGGACGGCCGGCGAAGCGGTTTGGTGGTACGTCGCCGTGGGTGGCGTTCTTCCGGCCGCAGAGCTCTCCGCGGCCAACATCGGCTACCTGATACTGCCGCTGGGCGCGTTGGTCGCCGCGCTTGCGATTCCCAGTCGGGACGACTCCAGATTCGGAATCGGCCTCCTGCTCGACGGCATCCTGATCACAGCGTCGCTGATGGTCGTTATCGTCCTTCTGCCATTAGGTCACGCGGCACACCCCTCCCAGACGCTCAGCGTTCCACGGATCTTGTTGGCCACAGCCGCGGGCGTGTACGTGGGGCTGGTCGTCATGAGCTTCATCATCGTCAAGAAGGCGGAGGCGGACCGCAAGCTCTCAACAACCCTGATGACGCTGGGCTGGGGAGTGATCGCGGTGGCCGGGATAGTGCACGTCTACCAGGATTACACCGACCAGGTGCCCAACAACCTGGTCGTTCTCGGCTGGGTCGGCGGAACGTATTTCTTCGCATTGTCCGGAATCAGTTCTCGGCCAACGCCGGAAGCCGACCTCGGGTTTTCTCAGCCCTCGTCGAGGGTGTCGGTGTGGCTGCCGTACCTGCCCGTGCTGCTGGCCATCATCGTTGGCGCCGTGCACTTTTGGCCCAAGTACCGGGGCGAAGGGTTCATCTTCTTGGTTTGTGTGGTGCTGGTCCTCACCACCCTGATCCGTCACGTCCTGCTATTAGACCGCAAGCGACGTCTGCTTGTCGCGGTGTCTGATGCCGCCCTGCGGGACCCGCTGACCGGTTTGGCTAATCAGCGGTTGTTCGATGAGCGCCTGGCGCATGCGCTGCGCTTACACGTTCAGCACAGCGTGCCGGTCAGCGTGCTCACGGTAGGTGTCGACGATTTCAGGTTGGTGAACGACACGCTCGGATATGACGTTGGTGACCAACTGTTGCGCGGCGTGGGCGAGCGGATCCAGGCCAACGTCAACGACAGCCACACCGTCGCGCGGATGAGCGGGGACGAATTCGCCATCCTGGTCGAAGACCGCCCCGACGTTGCCGTGGAGGTTGCCAACGGGCTGGCCCGATCGTTCGACGAGCCCGTCGACCTCGAGGATCACAGCCTGGACGTCCGTCTGAGCATCGGGGTGGCCTCTGCGGGATCAGAACTCGTCACCGTCCCGGCGCCAGGCGATCTCCTGAGACGGGCTGATGCGGCACGCTCCTGGGCCCGGCTGGCCAGCTCGACCAACGTGCGGGTGTTCACGCCCGAGATGGACGGCCACCTTGGCCAGGCGGCGGCGCATGACGTTGCCATGGCGCGGTTGCAACTGCTCGGCGAACTGCGACGCACCATCGAGAACGGCTCGCTGACCCTGCTTTACCAGCCGAAATTCGGCATGTGGACCGGAAACGTGACCGGAGTCGAGGCGCTTGTTCGATGGCAGCACCCACGATTCGGCATCCTGGGGCCGGATCAGTTTCTGCCCCTGGTCCGAGAGCACGGCCTGATGGATGCGCTCACCGAGCTGGTGCTGTGGCAGGCTGTCGCCGACGCGGCCGCGTGGCAGGCGGCAAACGCCGCCATCCCCGTCGCGATCAATTTGGGAGCGCCGTCCCTCGACAAGGACGCGCTGCCCGACCGGATCATGTTTGTGCTCAACACCTACGCAATGTCTCCCACTTCCCTCACGATCGAGATCACCGAGGATTTGGTGGTGGCCGACATGGCGAAGGCACGCACAGTGCTGAATCGTCTTCGTGAGAACGGCATCCGGGTCGCGATCGACGACTTCGGCAGCGGTTATGCCACTTTGACTTATCTGCGGGAGCTGCCGGCCGACGAAGTCAAACTCGGTCGGGAATTCGTCGCACCGATCTTGCACGACGAGCGCGCCGCCACCATCGCGCGCTCGGTGATCGAGCTGGCATCCGGTTTCGGCATCACCAGCGTTGCCGAGGGGGTCGAAGACTACGCAACAGCCAAGCGACTCAAGGAATATGGTTGCGACGCGGTGCAAGGGAACTTCTTTTGCCCCCCGCTACCCGCTTCCGAGATCCCGCGAATCCCTGCGGACTCGATGCTCGCTGCGCAGTGATTCGGCGGCGCGTGTCATGAGTCACCCCTGGGGCCATAGGCGGCTGCAATGTCGGCGGAGCCGAGCCACCCCGAGTAAGTGGGGCGCGAGGGCCACCCTTCAGGTGAATCGAGCCACTCCTCCTGCCGTCCCCACGGCAGGAGGTCGATCAGCCCGAACGTGTGACTGAGTTGCTCGGTGCCCCGCCCGTCCGTATGCCACGTGCGGTACACGGTGTCATCATCGCGCAGGAACACGTTGACCCCGAAGCCCCCGCCGGGCGGCGCGTCCATGTCGGCGGCGAAGGGACTTTCCGAAGACGAATACCACTCCATGCGATTGCCGACCTTCCGTTTGTAGGCCAGGGCTTCCTCGATCGGTCCGTTGGTGACGATGACGAACCGGGCGTCGTAGTTGTCGAGGAACTCCAGCCGGGTGAATTGCGACGTGAAGCCCGTGCACCCGCCGCACTGCCATTCGGCGCCATCGGACCACATGTGGTGGTAGACGATGAGCTGCGATCGGCCGTCGAACACGTCGACCAGGCGGATCGGTCCGTCAGCGCCGACCAG contains:
- a CDS encoding putative bifunctional diguanylate cyclase/phosphodiesterase, with the translated sequence MSIALVGWTAGEAVWWYVAVGGVLPAAELSAANIGYLILPLGALVAALAIPSRDDSRFGIGLLLDGILITASLMVVIVLLPLGHAAHPSQTLSVPRILLATAAGVYVGLVVMSFIIVKKAEADRKLSTTLMTLGWGVIAVAGIVHVYQDYTDQVPNNLVVLGWVGGTYFFALSGISSRPTPEADLGFSQPSSRVSVWLPYLPVLLAIIVGAVHFWPKYRGEGFIFLVCVVLVLTTLIRHVLLLDRKRRLLVAVSDAALRDPLTGLANQRLFDERLAHALRLHVQHSVPVSVLTVGVDDFRLVNDTLGYDVGDQLLRGVGERIQANVNDSHTVARMSGDEFAILVEDRPDVAVEVANGLARSFDEPVDLEDHSLDVRLSIGVASAGSELVTVPAPGDLLRRADAARSWARLASSTNVRVFTPEMDGHLGQAAAHDVAMARLQLLGELRRTIENGSLTLLYQPKFGMWTGNVTGVEALVRWQHPRFGILGPDQFLPLVREHGLMDALTELVLWQAVADAAAWQAANAAIPVAINLGAPSLDKDALPDRIMFVLNTYAMSPTSLTIEITEDLVVADMAKARTVLNRLRENGIRVAIDDFGSGYATLTYLRELPADEVKLGREFVAPILHDERAATIARSVIELASGFGITSVAEGVEDYATAKRLKEYGCDAVQGNFFCPPLPASEIPRIPADSMLAAQ
- a CDS encoding DUF732 domain-containing protein yields the protein MPSLRWPARLAVPLVAGAALVGGAALASATTPQDEAYLAQLRAVGLSWPPQTEEALIGEAHLICYDLTWGWTPQQIADDVHAHLNARGVTLLDVGTMVDAAHSVYCPGNVCDAPSLCT
- a CDS encoding DUF899 domain-containing protein — its product is MSSQHPALPPVVDQPTWRRALDELRKREKAATRELDAIAAQRRRLPMVELADYVLVGADGPIRLVDVFDGRSQLIVYHHMWSDGAEWQCGGCTGFTSQFTRLEFLDNYDARFVIVTNGPIEEALAYKRKVGNRMEWYSSSESPFAADMDAPPGGGFGVNVFLRDDDTVYRTWHTDGRGTEQLSHTFGLIDLLPWGRQEEWLDSPEGWPSRPTYSGWLGSADIAAAYGPRGDS